A window from Callithrix jacchus isolate 240 chromosome 17, calJac240_pri, whole genome shotgun sequence encodes these proteins:
- the TRIM42 gene encoding tripartite motif-containing protein 42 isoform X2 — protein sequence METAMCVCCPCCTWQRCCPRLCSCLCCKFIFTSERNCTCFPCPYKDEQNCQFCHCTCAENPNCHWCCCSWANDPNCKCCCTASSNVKCYYYESRCCRNITVTFHKGRLKSIHTFSKTALRIGSSDTQVDEVKSVPARSHLVSHLTCPMCSRLRLHSFMLPCNHSLCEKCLRQLQKHAEVTENFFILICPVCDRSHCMPYSNKMQLPENYLRGRLTKRYMQQHGYLKWRFDRSSGPILCQVCRNRRIAYKRCITCRLNLCNDCLNAFHSDVAMQDHIFVDTSVEDQDEKICIHHPSSRIIEYCCNDNELLCTFCKVSFHNGHDTVSLIDACSERAAALFSAIAKYKAVRYEIDNDLMEFNILKNSFKADKEAKRREIRNGFLKLRSILQEKEKIITEQIENLEVSRQKEIEKYVYVTTMKVNEMDGLIAYSKEALKETGQVAFLQSAKILVDQIEDGIQNTYRPDPQLRIHSINYMPLDFVELSSAIHELFPTGSKKVYWTCPTEDVDSFEMEFYEVITSPPNNVQMELCGQIRDIMQQNLELHNLTPNTEYVFKVRAINDNGPGQWSDICKVVTPDGHGKNRAKWGLLKNIQSALQKRF from the exons ATGGAAACTGCTATGTGTGTTTGCTGTCCATGTTGTACATGGCAGCGATGTTGTCCTCGGTTATGCTCCTGTCTATGCTGCAAGTTCATCTTTACCTCAGAGCGGAACTGCACCTGCTTCCCCTGCCCTTACAAAGATGAGCAGAACTGCCAGTTCTGCCACTGTACCTGTGCTGAGAACCCCAACTGCCATTGGTGTTGCTGTTCTTGGGCCAATGATCCCAACTGTAAGTGCTGCTGCACAGCCAGCAGCAACGTCAAGTGCTACTACTATGAGAGCCGCTGCTGCCGTAATATCACCGTGACTTTCCACAAGGGCCGCCTCAAGAGCATCCATACCTT CTCCAAGACTGCCCTGCGCATTGGGAGCAGCGATACCCAGGTGGATGAAGTGAAGTCAGTACCAGCCAGAAGCCACCtggtgagccacctcacctgcccCATGTGCAGCCGGCTGCGCCTGCACTCATTCATGCTGCCCTGCAACCACAGCCTGTGCGAGAAGTGCCTGCGCCAGCTGCAGAAGCACGCCGAGGTCACCGAGAACTTCTTCATCCTCATCTGCCCAGTGTGCGACCGTTCGCACTGCATGCCTTACAGCAACAAGATGCAGCTGCCGGAGAACTACCTGCGAGGGCGCCTCACCAAGCGCTACATGCAGCAGCACGGCTACCTCAAGTGGCGCTTTGACCGCTCCTCCGGGCCCATCCTCTGCCAGGTCTGCCGCAACAGGCGCATCGCTTACAAGCGCTGCATCACCTGCCGCCTCAACCTGTGCAACGACTGCCTCAACGCCTTCCACTCGGACGTGGCCATGCAAGACCACATCTTTGTGGACACCAGCGTCGAGGACCAGGACGAGAAGATATGCATCCACCACCCATCCAGCCGCATCATCGAGTACTGCTGCAATGACAACGAATTGCTCTGCACCTTCTGCAAGGTCTCTTTCCACAATGGCCACGACACCGTCAGCCTCATCGACGCCTGCTCCGAGAGGGCCGCCGCACTCTTCAGCGCCATCGCCAAGTACAAAGCAG TCCGATATGAAATTGATAATGACCTCATGGAATTCAACATCttaaaaaacagctttaaagCTGACAAGGAGGCAAAGCGAAGAGAGATCAGAAATGGCTTTCTCAAGTTGCGCAGCATTCTTCAGGAGAAAGAGAAGATCATCACGGAGCAGATAGAGAATCTAGAAGTGTCCAGgcagaaggaaattgaaaaatatgtgtatgttACAACCATGAAAGTAAATGAGATGGATGGTCTGATCGCCTACTCCAAGGAAGCCCTGAAGGAGACTGGCCAGGTGGCATtcctgcagtcagccaagatcctAGTGGACCAGATCGAGGACGGCATCCAGAACACCTACAGGCCTGACCCACAGCTCCGGATACACTCAATAAACTACATGCCCTTGGACTTTGTTGAGCTTTCCAGTGCCATCCATGAGCTCTTCCCCACAGGATCCAAGAAG GTTTACTGGACATGTCCAACAGAAGATGTGgactcttttgagatggaattctaTGAAGTCATTACTTCTCCTCCTAACAATGTACAAATGGAGCTCTGTGGACAAATTCGGGACATAATGCAGCAGAATCTGGAGCTGCACAACCTGACCCCCAACACAGAATATGTGTTTAAAGTTAGAGCCATCAATGATAATGgtcctgggcaatggagtgataTCTGCAAG
- the TRIM42 gene encoding tripartite motif-containing protein 42 isoform X1, protein METAMCVCCPCCTWQRCCPRLCSCLCCKFIFTSERNCTCFPCPYKDEQNCQFCHCTCAENPNCHWCCCSWANDPNCKCCCTASSNVKCYYYESRCCRNITVTFHKGRLKSIHTFSKTALRIGSSDTQVDEVKSVPARSHLVSHLTCPMCSRLRLHSFMLPCNHSLCEKCLRQLQKHAEVTENFFILICPVCDRSHCMPYSNKMQLPENYLRGRLTKRYMQQHGYLKWRFDRSSGPILCQVCRNRRIAYKRCITCRLNLCNDCLNAFHSDVAMQDHIFVDTSVEDQDEKICIHHPSSRIIEYCCNDNELLCTFCKVSFHNGHDTVSLIDACSERAAALFSAIAKYKAVRYEIDNDLMEFNILKNSFKADKEAKRREIRNGFLKLRSILQEKEKIITEQIENLEVSRQKEIEKYVYVTTMKVNEMDGLIAYSKEALKETGQVAFLQSAKILVDQIEDGIQNTYRPDPQLRIHSINYMPLDFVELSSAIHELFPTGSKKVCSSGDSLPSPYPMHSETMIARKVTFSTHSFGNQQIYQRSSSLLSFSNTDEKAKVGLEACGRAQSSTPAKPTDGLYTYWSAAPDSQSVQNSSSFHNWYLFNGGSVKTPGPIVIYQTLVYPRAAKVYWTCPTEDVDSFEMEFYEVITSPPNNVQMELCGQIRDIMQQNLELHNLTPNTEYVFKVRAINDNGPGQWSDICKVVTPDGHGKNRAKWGLLKNIQSALQKRF, encoded by the exons ATGGAAACTGCTATGTGTGTTTGCTGTCCATGTTGTACATGGCAGCGATGTTGTCCTCGGTTATGCTCCTGTCTATGCTGCAAGTTCATCTTTACCTCAGAGCGGAACTGCACCTGCTTCCCCTGCCCTTACAAAGATGAGCAGAACTGCCAGTTCTGCCACTGTACCTGTGCTGAGAACCCCAACTGCCATTGGTGTTGCTGTTCTTGGGCCAATGATCCCAACTGTAAGTGCTGCTGCACAGCCAGCAGCAACGTCAAGTGCTACTACTATGAGAGCCGCTGCTGCCGTAATATCACCGTGACTTTCCACAAGGGCCGCCTCAAGAGCATCCATACCTT CTCCAAGACTGCCCTGCGCATTGGGAGCAGCGATACCCAGGTGGATGAAGTGAAGTCAGTACCAGCCAGAAGCCACCtggtgagccacctcacctgcccCATGTGCAGCCGGCTGCGCCTGCACTCATTCATGCTGCCCTGCAACCACAGCCTGTGCGAGAAGTGCCTGCGCCAGCTGCAGAAGCACGCCGAGGTCACCGAGAACTTCTTCATCCTCATCTGCCCAGTGTGCGACCGTTCGCACTGCATGCCTTACAGCAACAAGATGCAGCTGCCGGAGAACTACCTGCGAGGGCGCCTCACCAAGCGCTACATGCAGCAGCACGGCTACCTCAAGTGGCGCTTTGACCGCTCCTCCGGGCCCATCCTCTGCCAGGTCTGCCGCAACAGGCGCATCGCTTACAAGCGCTGCATCACCTGCCGCCTCAACCTGTGCAACGACTGCCTCAACGCCTTCCACTCGGACGTGGCCATGCAAGACCACATCTTTGTGGACACCAGCGTCGAGGACCAGGACGAGAAGATATGCATCCACCACCCATCCAGCCGCATCATCGAGTACTGCTGCAATGACAACGAATTGCTCTGCACCTTCTGCAAGGTCTCTTTCCACAATGGCCACGACACCGTCAGCCTCATCGACGCCTGCTCCGAGAGGGCCGCCGCACTCTTCAGCGCCATCGCCAAGTACAAAGCAG TCCGATATGAAATTGATAATGACCTCATGGAATTCAACATCttaaaaaacagctttaaagCTGACAAGGAGGCAAAGCGAAGAGAGATCAGAAATGGCTTTCTCAAGTTGCGCAGCATTCTTCAGGAGAAAGAGAAGATCATCACGGAGCAGATAGAGAATCTAGAAGTGTCCAGgcagaaggaaattgaaaaatatgtgtatgttACAACCATGAAAGTAAATGAGATGGATGGTCTGATCGCCTACTCCAAGGAAGCCCTGAAGGAGACTGGCCAGGTGGCATtcctgcagtcagccaagatcctAGTGGACCAGATCGAGGACGGCATCCAGAACACCTACAGGCCTGACCCACAGCTCCGGATACACTCAATAAACTACATGCCCTTGGACTTTGTTGAGCTTTCCAGTGCCATCCATGAGCTCTTCCCCACAGGATCCAAGAAGGTATGCTCCTCAGGGGACTCACTGCCTTCCCCCTACCCCATGCACTCAGAAACGATGATTGCCAGGAAGGTCACTTTCAGCACCCACAGCTTTGGCAACCAGCAGATCTATCAGCGAAGCTCCTCCTTGCTGTCCTTCAGCAACACTGAcgagaaggccaaggtgggtctgGAGGCCTGTGGGAGAGCCCAGTCATCCACCCCTGCTAAACCCACAGATGGCCTCTACACCTACTGGAGTGCCGCACCAGATAGTCAGTCTGTACAAAACAGCAGCAGCTTCCACAACTGGTACTTATTCAATGGTGGCTCTGTGAAGACCCCGGGCCCAATTGTTATCTACCAGACTCTGGTGTACCCAAGAGCTGCCAAG GTTTACTGGACATGTCCAACAGAAGATGTGgactcttttgagatggaattctaTGAAGTCATTACTTCTCCTCCTAACAATGTACAAATGGAGCTCTGTGGACAAATTCGGGACATAATGCAGCAGAATCTGGAGCTGCACAACCTGACCCCCAACACAGAATATGTGTTTAAAGTTAGAGCCATCAATGATAATGgtcctgggcaatggagtgataTCTGCAAG